The Punica granatum isolate Tunisia-2019 chromosome 4, ASM765513v2, whole genome shotgun sequence genome has a window encoding:
- the LOC116202730 gene encoding anthocyanin 3'-O-beta-glucosyltransferase-like: MSGEILVVPKNAQGHLFPCMELCKHLLSRYSVNITLLVDSDVTSSVPSSLLRSPLFRILDVKSGSVPLSPESDPQGLPLDRQQHGVVMARAIEAFLARYGPDSARPACAIIDHIMYRAQEVFAKFGIPTVTFITSGACWAAVQHAAWVVRPDDMRPGEVRALPGLPEGMVLSYSDLKQRRHWMTGPPRGGGSGGRGGGPPEEMGGGKPKMMGGPPFPGGPAPWVEEVKSAAAILVNTCDDLERPFMDYMANLTGKPIWGVGPLLPDQYWQSAESLLRERGIRPNRESNYTDDEIISWLDKQPPRSVILVSFGSEVSPSPEEYPELASALEESARPFIWVIQRKSSPGKPDSTYFPHGLDSRVGERGLVVHGWAPQLLILSHPSTGGFVSHCGWNSTVEAIVRGVPILAWPIRGDQYYNAKLVVNYLRVGTMVSEAYPEGMVKKGNVGKGIDKVIGDEDIRRRSLELRGKFEKGFPESSVASMESFVRDLILRKC, encoded by the coding sequence ATGTCCGGCGAGATTCTGGTGGTGCCCAAGAATGCGCAGGGCCACCTCTTCCCCTGCATGGAGCTCTGCAAACACCTCCTCTCGAGGTACTCCGTCAACATAACCCTTCTCGTCGACTCCGACGTCACCTCCTCCGTCCCATCCTCCCTCCTCCGATCCCCGCTCTTCCGCATCCTGGACGTTAAGTCGGGGTCGGTCCCACTTTCACCAGAATCGGACCCGCAAGGATTGCCTCTGGACCGCCAGCAGCACGGCGTCGTCATGGCCCGGGCCATCGAGGCTTTCCTGGCCCGATACGGCCCCGACTCGGCCCGTCCGGCTTGTGCAATCATCGACCACATTATGTACCGGGCTCAGGAGGTGTTCGCGAAGTTCGGGATCCCAACTGTGACGTTCATCACCTCCGGGGCCTGCTGGGCAGCGGTGCAGCACGCTGCGTGGGTGGTCCGGCCCGATGACATGAGGCCCGGTGAGGTCCGTGCCCTGCCCGGTCTGCCCGAGGGAATGGTGCTGTCCTACTCGGACCTCAAACAGAGGCGGCACTGGATGACCGGGCCTCCCCGCGGTGGCGGCAGCGGAGGCAGAGGAGGAGGACCACCGGAGGAGATGGGCGGCGGTAAGCCAAAAATGATGGGCGGCCCGCCATTTCCGGGTGGGCCCGCCCCGTGGGTGGAGGAAGTGAAGAGTGCGGCGGCTATCCTCGTCAACACGTGCGATGATCTCGAACGTCCATTCATGGACTACATGGCTAACCTGACTGGTAAACCCATATGGGGCGTTGGCCCGCTCCTGCCCGACCAGTACTGGCAGTCCGCGGAGTCATTGCTCCGGGAAAGGGGGATCCGGCCCAATAGAGAGTCTAACTACACCGATGATGAGATCATCAGCTGGTTGGACAAACAGCCGCCTAGATCGGTCATCCTCGTGTCCTTCGGGAGCGAGGTCAGCCCTTCCCCTGAGGAGTACCCGGAATTGGCCAGTGCACTGGAGGAgtccgcacgccctttcatATGGGTCATCCAGCGGAAGTCGAGCCCGGGCAAGCCCGATAGCACGTACTTCCCCCACGGGCTAGACAGCAGGGTCGGCGAGAGAGGGTTGGTCGTGCATGGTTGGGCCCCGCAGCTACTGATACTGAGCCACCCGTCCACGGGAGGATTTGTGTCTCACTGTGGGTGGAACTCCACGGTGGAAGCCATCGTGAGAGGGGTCCCGATCCTGGCCTGGCCGATCAGAGGGGATCAGTACTACAATGCCAAGTTGGTGGTGAACTATCTTCGGGTCGGGACGATGGTGTCTGAGGCCTACCCAGAAGGGATGGTGAAGAAAGGCAATGTCGGGAAGGGGATCGACAAGGTTATCGGCGATGAGGATATAAGGAGGAGGTCGCTGGAACTCAGAGGCAAGTTTGAGAAAGGATTTCCTGAGAGCTCGGTTGCTTCTATGGAATCTTTCGTAAGGGATCTCATCCTAAGAAAATGCTAG